Proteins encoded together in one Mycobacterium noviomagense window:
- a CDS encoding Rv2466c family mycothiol-dependent reductase, with protein sequence MPEKSVADFWFDPLCPWAWITSRWILEVEKVRDIEANFHVMSLAILNEGRDDLPEKYKEGMKKAWGPVRVAIAAEQAHGAEVLAPLYTAMGTRIHNEGNKELDDVIKQSLAEVGLPAELAEAAESNAYDEALRKSHHAGMDAVGEDVGTPTIHVNGVAFFGPVLSKIPRGKDAGKLWDASVAFASYPHFWELKRTRTEPPQFD encoded by the coding sequence ATGCCCGAGAAGTCAGTCGCCGATTTCTGGTTCGATCCGTTGTGCCCGTGGGCCTGGATCACCTCGCGCTGGATCCTCGAAGTGGAGAAGGTCCGCGACATCGAGGCGAACTTCCATGTGATGAGCCTGGCGATTCTCAACGAGGGCCGCGACGACCTGCCCGAGAAGTACAAGGAGGGCATGAAGAAAGCGTGGGGGCCGGTGCGGGTAGCGATCGCCGCCGAGCAGGCCCACGGCGCCGAAGTGCTCGCACCGCTGTACACCGCGATGGGCACCCGCATCCACAACGAGGGCAACAAGGAGCTCGACGACGTCATCAAGCAGTCGCTGGCGGAGGTTGGTCTGCCCGCCGAGCTGGCCGAAGCGGCTGAGAGCAACGCCTACGATGAAGCACTCCGCAAGAGTCACCACGCGGGGATGGACGCGGTCGGCGAGGACGTCGGCACGCCGACCATCCACGTCAACGGGGTCGCGTTCTTCGGGCCGGTGCTGTCGAAGATCCCGCGCGGCAAGGACGCCGGCAAGCTGTGGGACGCGTCGGTGGCCTTCGCGTCGTACCCCCACTTCTGGGAGCTGAAGCGAACCCGTACCGAGCCGCCGCAATTCGACTGA
- the pepN gene encoding aminopeptidase N: MALPNLTRDQAVERAALVTVDKYRISLDLTDGDGGPSERTFRSTTTVEFDALAGADTFIDIAADTVHRATLNGRELDVSGYDESTGIALTGLDEHNVLVVDADCRYSNTGEGLHRFVDPVDGEVYLYSQFETADAKRMFACFDQPDLKAAFDLSVRAPEHWQVISNAAASSVENGVHTFTTTPRMSTYLVALIAGPYAKWTDTYTDEHGEIPLGLYCRATLAEYMDAERLFTQTKQGFGFYHKHFGVPYAFGKYDQLFVPEFNAGAMENAGAITFIEDYVFRSKVTRASYERRAETVLHEMAHMWFGDLVTMRWWDDLWLNESFATFASVLCLSEATEFTEAWTSFANAEKSWAYRQDQLPSTHPVAAEIPDLAAVEVNFDGITYAKGASVLKQLVAYVGLEQFLAGLRDYFNTHAFDNATFDDLLKALEKASGRDLSNWGRQWLKTTGLNKLRADFDVDADGRFTRFAIEQSGAAPGAGETRVHRLAVGIYDDDGSGKLVRVRREELDVAGPTTEVQALQGVSRGQLVLVNDDDLTYCSLRLDPQSLQTALDRIADIAEPLPRTLVWSAAWEMTRDAELKARDFVALVSRGVQAETEIGVAQRLLMQAQTALGSYAEPGWAREHGWPAFADRLLELARGAEPGSDHQLAFVNALCSSVLSSRHTDVLAGLLEADPADYGLRGLVVDTDLRWRIVTALATAGVVDTDVIDAEVQRDPTAAGKRHGAQASAARPQLRVKEDAWTTVVEDDTLPNVTGRSIIAGITAPGQGELLKPFTERYFAAIPGVWARRSSEVAQTVVIGLYPSWDISDDGLAAADEFLADPEVPPALRRLVLEGRAGVERALKARRFDAVE, from the coding sequence GTGGCACTTCCCAACTTGACCCGTGACCAAGCCGTCGAACGCGCCGCCCTGGTCACCGTCGACAAATACCGCATCAGCCTCGATCTCACCGACGGCGACGGCGGGCCCAGTGAGCGCACCTTCCGGTCGACCACCACGGTGGAGTTCGACGCGCTGGCCGGTGCCGACACCTTCATCGATATCGCCGCAGACACCGTTCATCGCGCCACCCTTAACGGCCGCGAGCTCGACGTCTCGGGCTACGACGAATCGACCGGCATTGCGCTCACCGGCCTAGACGAGCACAACGTGCTTGTCGTCGACGCCGACTGCCGCTACTCCAACACCGGCGAGGGCCTGCACCGCTTCGTCGACCCGGTAGACGGCGAGGTGTACCTGTACTCACAGTTCGAAACCGCCGACGCCAAGCGCATGTTCGCCTGCTTCGACCAGCCCGACCTCAAGGCCGCCTTCGATCTATCGGTGCGAGCACCCGAACACTGGCAGGTCATCTCCAACGCCGCCGCCAGTAGCGTCGAGAACGGCGTGCACACGTTCACCACCACGCCGCGGATGAGCACCTACCTCGTGGCGCTGATCGCCGGACCCTACGCGAAGTGGACCGACACCTACACCGACGAGCACGGCGAGATCCCGTTAGGCCTCTACTGCCGGGCCACACTCGCCGAATACATGGACGCCGAGCGCCTGTTCACCCAAACCAAACAAGGATTCGGCTTCTACCACAAGCACTTTGGCGTGCCCTACGCGTTCGGCAAGTACGACCAGCTGTTCGTGCCGGAGTTCAACGCCGGCGCGATGGAGAACGCCGGCGCGATCACTTTCATCGAGGACTATGTCTTCCGCAGCAAGGTCACCCGGGCGTCCTACGAACGACGCGCCGAGACGGTGCTGCACGAGATGGCGCACATGTGGTTCGGCGACCTGGTCACGATGCGGTGGTGGGACGACTTGTGGCTCAACGAGTCCTTCGCCACCTTCGCCTCGGTGCTATGCCTAAGCGAAGCAACCGAATTCACCGAAGCGTGGACCTCATTCGCCAACGCCGAGAAGTCGTGGGCTTACCGACAGGACCAGCTGCCGTCGACGCACCCGGTGGCCGCTGAGATTCCCGACCTGGCTGCCGTCGAAGTCAACTTCGACGGCATTACCTACGCCAAAGGCGCCAGTGTGCTCAAACAGCTAGTGGCCTACGTCGGCCTGGAGCAGTTCCTGGCTGGGCTGCGTGACTACTTCAACACCCACGCTTTCGACAACGCGACGTTCGACGACCTGCTCAAAGCACTGGAGAAGGCGTCCGGACGCGACCTGTCCAACTGGGGCCGGCAGTGGCTGAAGACCACCGGCCTGAACAAGCTGCGCGCTGATTTCGATGTCGACGCCGACGGACGGTTTACCCGGTTCGCGATCGAGCAGAGCGGTGCCGCGCCCGGCGCGGGTGAAACGCGGGTGCATCGGCTGGCGGTCGGTATATACGACGACGACGGCAGCGGCAAGCTGGTCCGCGTCCGCCGCGAAGAACTCGACGTCGCCGGTCCGACAACCGAAGTCCAAGCACTGCAAGGTGTTTCGCGTGGCCAGCTGGTGCTGGTCAATGACGACGACCTGACGTACTGCTCGCTTCGTCTCGACCCGCAGTCGCTGCAGACCGCGCTGGATCGGATCGCCGATATCGCCGAGCCGCTTCCGCGCACGCTGGTCTGGTCGGCGGCATGGGAGATGACCCGCGATGCTGAGCTGAAAGCCCGCGATTTTGTGGCGCTGGTATCGCGCGGTGTTCAAGCCGAGACCGAGATCGGGGTGGCCCAGCGGCTGTTGATGCAGGCGCAGACCGCGCTCGGCTCCTACGCCGAGCCGGGCTGGGCCCGCGAACATGGCTGGCCGGCGTTTGCAGACCGGCTCTTGGAGCTGGCCCGCGGCGCTGAGCCCGGATCGGATCACCAGCTGGCCTTCGTCAACGCCCTGTGCTCGTCTGTGCTGTCGAGCCGCCACACCGATGTGCTGGCCGGGTTACTGGAGGCCGATCCGGCCGACTATGGGCTGCGCGGTCTTGTGGTCGACACGGATCTGCGCTGGCGCATTGTGACCGCACTGGCTACCGCCGGGGTAGTCGACACCGACGTGATCGACGCTGAAGTGCAACGCGATCCAACCGCAGCCGGCAAGCGCCACGGCGCCCAAGCCTCGGCAGCACGCCCGCAACTGCGGGTTAAGGAAGACGCCTGGACCACGGTCGTCGAGGACGACACGCTGCCCAACGTCACAGGGCGCTCGATCATCGCCGGGATCACTGCGCCGGGTCAGGGCGAGCTGCTCAAGCCGTTCACCGAACGCTATTTCGCGGCCATCCCCGGGGTGTGGGCCCGGCGATCAAGCGAAGTCGCGCAAACAGTGGTTATCGGTCTGTACCCGTCGTGGGACATCAGCGACGACGGCTTGGCGGCTGCCGACGAGTTCCTGGCCGATCCCGAGGTGCCGCCAGCGTTGCGCCGGCTGGTGCTCGAGGGCCGGGCCGGGGTCGAGCGGGCGCTGAAAGCTCGGCGGTTCGACGCCGTGGAGTGA
- a CDS encoding DUF5130 domain-containing protein, with product MAAGEVATIEPAELPNGWVITASGRLSGVTEPGELSVHYPFPNKDLVRLDDALTYASRLAKARLAIYIGDLGSDTAARAREILAKVPTPNNAVLIAVSPDQHAIEVVYGSQVRGRGAESAAPKAVEAAASAFKEGNLIDGLVSAVWVLGDGITPA from the coding sequence GTGGCAGCTGGTGAAGTCGCGACCATCGAACCCGCGGAGTTGCCCAACGGATGGGTGATCACCGCCAGCGGACGGCTCTCCGGGGTCACCGAGCCCGGCGAACTCTCGGTGCACTACCCGTTCCCCAACAAAGACCTCGTCAGGCTCGACGATGCGCTGACCTACGCATCGCGGTTAGCGAAGGCCCGGCTCGCCATCTACATCGGTGACCTGGGCAGCGACACCGCCGCCCGGGCACGCGAGATCCTGGCCAAAGTGCCCACACCGAATAATGCGGTGCTGATTGCCGTTTCGCCGGACCAGCACGCGATCGAGGTCGTCTACGGCTCACAGGTGCGTGGCCGCGGCGCAGAGTCGGCGGCACCCAAGGCCGTGGAGGCCGCCGCGTCGGCGTTCAAAGAGGGCAACCTAATCGACGGGCTGGTGAGCGCGGTTTGGGTGCTCGGCGACGGGATCACACCGGCCTGA
- the ctaJ gene encoding aa3-type cytochrome oxidase subunit CtaJ has product MEIHLYVVGIPLLLVVVLAALIWSRKGPHPATYQLSDPWTHPPILWAATDEDVGGVHHGHGSSELSVGGGASGSW; this is encoded by the coding sequence ATGGAGATCCACCTCTACGTCGTGGGCATCCCGCTACTGCTGGTGGTCGTGCTGGCGGCACTGATCTGGTCACGCAAGGGACCCCACCCGGCGACCTACCAGCTATCGGACCCCTGGACGCATCCGCCGATCCTGTGGGCCGCCACTGACGAGGACGTCGGCGGCGTCCACCACGGACACGGCAGCTCGGAGTTGAGTGTTGGAGGTGGCGCCAGTGGCAGCTGGTGA